One Spiribacter halobius DNA segment encodes these proteins:
- a CDS encoding winged helix-turn-helix domain-containing protein, translating to MRYLDWQLSSDLGGATHLGSGRSVRFTRAERRLLRALLDHPGSVLNRQRLLDAMAGIGSEATDRSVDFLINRLRRKLDDSARAPRYIETRYGEGYAWIAPAAVDASPASGAFLAIGPVRAGFGSSGWEAEAARYFVDGLARAFDQATVRGKAVAIDPDCPEADAFPGTPPHYTVGLHFVIGHDGRLDCTAMLRDFPRRRLLANRRLTVAADAHAAPEAPCAELARSLLDGLWFSMNYTRRYPPAADDEPLALRLHGTARELAADWATSWREAERRLRTWLAASPEDPEAALMLATTLHTKYVLQGPELLAAGDPRPADEAEMQALTEAALPHVQGSDLFVLAGARILHFACPEARDRAVRLAEEVFENGTALGAAYGTLGQLRLAEGQVAEAVALFDRALEMARPRSRYRSVLLMLKCRALVAAGEEAQARTVAGLLYGCDAQARALLPLLYAADDSIDCSAELELVLARLDAPRARGALLAHHYLAARLLPRRIQRQRLMDRPARLLTAHFGPAILPGEVLPDIPAKLRAVG from the coding sequence ATGCGCTATCTCGACTGGCAGCTGAGCAGCGATCTGGGGGGTGCCACGCACCTCGGCAGCGGACGTTCGGTTCGCTTCACGCGGGCCGAGCGCCGCCTGCTGCGGGCGCTCCTGGACCACCCCGGCAGCGTGCTGAACCGGCAGCGGCTCCTCGACGCCATGGCCGGGATCGGCAGCGAGGCCACGGACCGCAGCGTCGACTTCCTGATTAATCGACTGCGACGCAAGCTGGATGACAGCGCGCGCGCACCGCGCTACATCGAGACCCGGTACGGCGAGGGCTACGCATGGATCGCCCCGGCCGCCGTCGACGCCTCGCCTGCCAGCGGCGCGTTCCTCGCCATCGGCCCGGTGCGCGCGGGGTTCGGCTCTTCGGGCTGGGAGGCAGAGGCGGCGCGTTACTTCGTCGACGGCCTTGCCCGCGCCTTTGACCAGGCCACCGTCCGCGGCAAAGCGGTGGCGATTGATCCCGACTGCCCTGAAGCGGACGCTTTCCCCGGAACACCGCCTCACTACACCGTCGGGCTGCATTTCGTGATCGGTCACGACGGGCGGCTCGACTGCACCGCAATGCTCCGCGACTTCCCTCGCCGACGCCTGCTCGCCAATCGCAGGCTGACCGTGGCGGCAGACGCGCATGCGGCGCCGGAAGCGCCCTGCGCGGAGCTCGCCCGCTCCCTGCTGGACGGCCTCTGGTTCAGCATGAACTACACGCGCCGCTACCCTCCAGCGGCCGACGACGAGCCCTTGGCACTGCGCCTGCATGGCACGGCGCGAGAGCTGGCAGCGGATTGGGCGACTTCCTGGCGGGAGGCGGAGCGCCGGCTGCGGACATGGCTCGCGGCCTCGCCGGAGGACCCCGAAGCGGCACTCATGCTGGCCACCACGCTGCACACGAAGTACGTGCTGCAGGGGCCGGAGCTGCTTGCCGCTGGCGATCCGCGCCCGGCGGACGAGGCCGAGATGCAGGCGCTCACGGAGGCGGCCCTGCCCCATGTGCAGGGCAGCGACCTGTTCGTGCTGGCCGGTGCCCGCATACTCCACTTCGCATGCCCGGAGGCCCGAGACCGCGCGGTGCGCCTCGCAGAGGAAGTATTCGAGAACGGGACCGCCCTGGGGGCGGCCTATGGCACTTTGGGTCAGCTACGCCTCGCCGAGGGGCAAGTTGCAGAAGCCGTCGCCCTGTTCGATCGCGCCTTGGAGATGGCGCGCCCCCGAAGCCGGTATCGCAGTGTGCTTCTGATGCTGAAATGCCGAGCCCTGGTGGCGGCCGGCGAGGAGGCGCAGGCCCGGACCGTCGCCGGGCTCCTATACGGCTGCGATGCTCAGGCACGCGCACTGCTCCCCCTGTTGTACGCCGCCGATGACAGCATCGACTGCTCGGCAGAGTTGGAGCTTGTGCTGGCCCGTCTGGACGCGCCGCGGGCACGAGGCGCCCTGCTGGCGCATCATTACCTCGCCGCACGACTGCTCCCCCGGCGTATCCAGCGTCAGCGACTGATGGACCGCCCGGCGCGCCTCCTGACGGCGCATTTCGGTCCGGCTATTCTCCCGGGGGAGGTGCTGCCCGATATTCCGGCGAAGCTACGAGCCGTCGGGTAA
- the polX gene encoding DNA polymerase/3'-5' exonuclease PolX, which yields MTRHHDSRHAVSNQAVAADCARLADLLEIAGENPFRVRAWRNAAETIEGLGERLADAVAEGADLTAYPHIGKDIAAALESRVRDGVLPPLEEIAVRVPPELADLMAVKGLGPKGIKALYDAFRIRGLDDLAAAAEAGRVRELPGFGPKKEQALLAGIRQLRARGERRTRLDAAERLAEPLREWLAGGSGVGDVVIAGSYRRRKETVGDLDIVAVSSDGDSVMARLFAYDAIERTVSHGTTRSTVVLEGGLQVDLRAVPAESLGAALVYFTGSKAHNVVLRQRAIDRGWKLNEYGLFEGGRTLAGADEAGVYRALGLAWIPPELREDQGEVAAAETDALPALIEPGDLRGDLHAHTDWSDGKAGLEAMARAAAERGLEYLAITDHGPRVRVANGLDAERLRRQGEAIDALQPELSDITLLKGCEVDILEDGRLDLPDEVLAALDIVVCSIHFHLDLPRDRQTERVLRALDNPHCMIWGHPTAREIGRREPIDIDLERCLAAAAEKGVAVEINAQPKRLDLCDRHVRLALQKGCRLVINTDAHSVANLDLARFGVDQARRAWVTSEQVVNTLPLAALRRVLRPRP from the coding sequence ATGACCCGACACCACGATAGCCGCCACGCCGTCTCCAACCAGGCTGTTGCCGCTGACTGTGCGCGGCTCGCGGACCTGCTGGAGATCGCCGGGGAAAACCCGTTCCGGGTGCGTGCCTGGCGGAATGCCGCGGAAACCATCGAGGGCCTGGGAGAGCGGCTCGCCGACGCGGTTGCCGAGGGCGCCGATCTCACCGCGTACCCCCACATCGGCAAGGACATCGCGGCCGCGCTGGAGAGCCGCGTGCGCGATGGTGTGCTCCCGCCGCTGGAGGAGATCGCCGTGCGGGTGCCGCCGGAGCTGGCAGACCTGATGGCCGTGAAGGGGCTCGGGCCGAAGGGGATCAAGGCCCTGTACGACGCCTTCCGCATTCGCGGCCTGGATGACCTTGCCGCGGCCGCCGAGGCGGGACGCGTGCGCGAGCTGCCCGGGTTCGGGCCGAAGAAGGAGCAGGCGCTGCTCGCCGGCATCCGCCAGCTGCGTGCCCGGGGCGAGCGGCGCACGCGGCTCGATGCCGCTGAGCGCCTGGCGGAGCCGCTGCGCGAGTGGCTGGCCGGGGGTAGCGGCGTCGGCGACGTGGTGATTGCCGGCAGCTATCGCCGGCGCAAGGAGACCGTGGGCGACCTGGATATCGTCGCGGTGAGCAGCGACGGTGACAGCGTGATGGCGCGACTGTTCGCCTACGACGCCATCGAGCGCACCGTCTCCCACGGCACCACCCGTTCCACCGTGGTGCTCGAGGGCGGTCTGCAGGTGGACCTGCGGGCGGTGCCGGCAGAGAGTCTGGGCGCTGCGCTGGTCTACTTCACCGGCTCGAAGGCGCACAACGTGGTGCTGCGCCAGCGCGCCATCGACCGCGGCTGGAAGCTCAACGAGTACGGCCTGTTCGAGGGTGGCCGGACCCTCGCCGGCGCGGACGAGGCCGGCGTCTACCGCGCCCTCGGGCTGGCGTGGATCCCGCCGGAGCTGCGCGAGGACCAGGGCGAGGTGGCCGCGGCCGAGACCGATGCGCTGCCGGCCCTGATCGAGCCCGGGGACCTGCGCGGCGACCTCCACGCGCACACCGACTGGAGCGACGGCAAGGCGGGCCTGGAGGCAATGGCGCGGGCCGCCGCCGAGCGGGGCCTGGAGTACCTCGCCATTACCGACCACGGCCCCCGGGTACGGGTGGCCAACGGCCTCGACGCGGAGCGCCTGCGCCGCCAGGGCGAGGCGATCGACGCGCTGCAGCCCGAGCTATCGGACATCACCCTGCTCAAGGGCTGCGAGGTGGACATCCTCGAGGACGGGCGGCTGGATCTTCCGGACGAGGTCCTGGCGGCGCTGGATATCGTCGTCTGCTCGATCCACTTCCACCTGGATCTGCCCCGGGACCGGCAGACCGAGCGCGTCCTGCGCGCCCTGGACAACCCGCACTGCATGATCTGGGGCCACCCCACGGCGCGGGAGATCGGCCGCCGGGAGCCCATCGACATCGATCTGGAACGCTGCCTCGCCGCGGCCGCGGAGAAGGGGGTGGCGGTAGAGATCAACGCCCAGCCCAAACGTCTGGACCTGTGTGATCGTCACGTCCGGCTGGCGCTCCAGAAAGGCTGCCGGCTGGTCATCAATACCGATGCCCACAGCGTGGCCAACCTCGATCTTGCGCGCTTCGGCGTCGATCAGGCCCGGCGGGCGTGGGTGACTTCGGAGCAGGTCGTCAACACGCTGCCGCTTGCGGCGTTGCGACGGGTCCTGCGGCCAAGGCCGTGA
- a CDS encoding ABC transporter permease gives MNLHAVRAIYGAELDRTRRTLLQSIISPVLSTSLYFVVFGAAIGSRINEIDGVSYGAFIVPGLIMLMLLTQSVSNASFGIYFPRFSGTIYEVLSAPVSFLEIILGFVGAAATKSLLLGLLILGTATLFVDLQIAHPFWMLAFLVLTAITFSLLGFIIGIWADGFEKLQLVPLLVITPLTFLGGTFYSVDMLPPFWQGVSLLNPVLYLVSGFRWSFYGLGDVSVGASVLMILAFLAVCVTLVWWIFRTGYRLKA, from the coding sequence ATGAACCTGCATGCGGTGCGCGCCATCTACGGCGCGGAGCTGGACCGGACGCGGCGTACGCTGCTGCAGAGCATCATCTCGCCGGTGCTCTCCACCTCGCTGTACTTCGTCGTCTTCGGCGCGGCCATCGGCTCGCGCATCAACGAGATCGACGGCGTCAGCTACGGCGCGTTCATCGTGCCGGGGCTGATCATGCTGATGCTGCTCACCCAGAGCGTGTCCAACGCCTCGTTCGGGATCTACTTCCCGCGCTTCTCGGGCACGATCTACGAGGTGCTCTCGGCGCCGGTGTCGTTTCTGGAGATCATCCTCGGCTTCGTCGGCGCCGCAGCGACCAAGTCGCTGCTCCTGGGGCTGCTGATCCTGGGCACGGCAACGCTGTTCGTGGACCTGCAGATCGCCCACCCGTTCTGGATGCTGGCCTTCCTGGTGCTCACCGCGATCACCTTCAGCCTGCTCGGCTTCATTATCGGCATCTGGGCGGACGGCTTCGAGAAGCTGCAGCTGGTGCCGCTGCTGGTGATCACGCCGCTGACCTTCCTCGGCGGCACGTTCTACTCCGTGGACATGCTGCCCCCCTTCTGGCAGGGCGTCTCGCTGCTGAACCCGGTGCTGTATCTCGTGAGCGGGTTTCGCTGGAGCTTCTACGGCCTCGGCGATGTCAGCGTCGGCGCCAGCGTGCTGATGATCCTGGCCTTTCTGGCGGTGTGCGTGACACTGGTGTGGTGGATCTTCCGCACCGGCTACCGGCTGAAGGCGTGA
- a CDS encoding ABC transporter ATP-binding protein, producing MPTSAERRAVDAPAVSPRADAPPVAGAGVISIRHLDKTYDSGFQALKGVNLEIRRGEIFALLGPNGAGKTTLISVVCGLVNPSGGEVRADGHDIVRDFRAARSLIGLVPQELATEAFATVWNTVSFSRGLFGKPPDPEHIERVLRDLSLWEKRDSRLITLSGGMKRRVMIAKALSHEPRILFLDEPTAGVDVELRQEMWELVRGLRNSGVTIILTTHYIEEAEEMADRVGVINRGEIILVDETRELMRKLGRKRLVIQLETPCATLPPALTSRGLELARDGHELVYTYETHDHPAIADLLEELRQAGLRFHDLHTEQSSLEEIFVSLVREDR from the coding sequence GTGCCCACTTCCGCCGAACGTCGTGCCGTCGACGCCCCCGCTGTCTCGCCTCGGGCGGATGCCCCGCCGGTCGCCGGGGCAGGCGTCATCAGTATCCGCCACCTCGACAAGACCTACGACTCCGGATTCCAGGCGCTCAAGGGCGTTAATCTCGAGATCCGCCGGGGCGAGATCTTCGCCCTGCTCGGCCCCAACGGGGCCGGCAAGACGACGCTCATCAGCGTTGTCTGCGGCCTGGTCAACCCGAGCGGGGGCGAGGTGCGCGCCGACGGCCACGACATCGTGCGCGATTTCCGCGCCGCCCGCTCGCTGATCGGGCTGGTGCCCCAGGAGCTCGCCACCGAGGCCTTCGCCACGGTCTGGAACACGGTGAGCTTCAGCCGGGGCCTGTTCGGCAAACCGCCGGATCCCGAGCACATCGAGCGCGTGCTGCGCGACCTCTCTCTGTGGGAGAAGCGCGACAGCCGCCTCATCACCCTCTCTGGCGGCATGAAGCGCCGGGTGATGATCGCCAAGGCGCTCTCCCACGAGCCGCGCATCCTGTTCCTCGACGAGCCCACCGCCGGCGTCGACGTGGAGCTGCGTCAGGAGATGTGGGAGCTGGTGCGCGGGCTGCGCAACAGCGGCGTGACCATCATCCTCACCACGCACTACATCGAGGAGGCCGAGGAGATGGCCGACCGGGTGGGGGTAATCAACCGCGGCGAGATCATCCTGGTGGACGAGACCCGCGAGCTGATGCGCAAGCTCGGCCGCAAGCGCCTGGTGATCCAGCTCGAGACGCCCTGTGCCACGCTGCCGCCGGCACTGACCTCCCGGGGCCTCGAGCTGGCCCGGGATGGGCATGAGCTCGTCTACACCTACGAGACCCACGACCATCCCGCGATCGCCGACCTGCTGGAGGAACTGCGCCAGGCGGGCCTGCGCTTCCACGATCTGCATACCGAGCAGAGCTCGCTGGAGGAGATCTTCGTGAGCCTGGTGCGGGAGGACCGATGA
- a CDS encoding MBL fold metallo-hydrolase RNA specificity domain-containing protein: protein MHITFLGATREVTGSCHLLEVGGRRVLVDCGLIQGSPHHERHNHDPFTFDPAGLDAVLLTHAHLDHSGRLPLLLRQGFQGRIITHPATVDLCRIMLEDAGYLNEKEAEWQNRKRRRKGLELVKPLYTRAEARATAARFDPLEYGEPCAVAPGITATFHDAGHILGSAVIALDLEEAGRRRRVVMSGDLGHRGTPVLRDPEPLTEADLVVMESTYGDRDHRPWDATWEEMGRILSDAREAGGNLLVPAFAVDRTQMLLYAFRSHFAEWGLGDWEIFLDSPMAIAATRVYARHTALYDSRASAFERRHGGLFELPNLHLSERTEDSMAINRIRSGAVVIAGSGMCDGGRIRHHLKHNVWRRDAHVLISGFQAAGTTGRALVDGARHIRLWGETIRVQAQVHTVNGLSAHADQAGLLEWYANFRDAPPVAVVHGEPRAQDAFVARLRADFGTRAQAMRYGETVDLERPRLERPES from the coding sequence ATGCACATCACTTTCCTTGGCGCCACCCGCGAGGTCACTGGCTCGTGCCACCTGCTCGAGGTGGGCGGCCGGCGCGTGCTCGTCGACTGCGGGCTGATCCAGGGCAGCCCGCATCATGAGCGCCACAACCACGACCCGTTTACCTTCGATCCGGCGGGGCTCGATGCGGTACTGCTGACCCATGCCCACCTGGACCACTCGGGTCGCCTGCCGCTGCTGCTGCGTCAGGGATTCCAGGGCCGCATTATCACCCACCCGGCCACGGTGGATCTCTGCCGGATCATGCTGGAGGACGCCGGCTACCTGAACGAGAAGGAGGCCGAGTGGCAGAATCGCAAGCGCCGGCGCAAGGGCCTGGAGCTTGTGAAGCCGCTTTACACGCGGGCCGAGGCCCGGGCCACGGCGGCGCGCTTCGACCCGCTGGAGTACGGCGAGCCCTGTGCGGTGGCGCCGGGCATCACCGCGACCTTCCACGACGCCGGCCATATCCTCGGCTCGGCGGTGATCGCGCTGGACCTCGAGGAAGCCGGCCGGCGGCGCCGCGTGGTGATGAGTGGCGACCTCGGCCACCGCGGCACCCCGGTGCTGCGTGACCCCGAACCGCTGACCGAGGCCGATCTGGTGGTCATGGAGAGCACCTACGGCGACCGCGACCACCGTCCCTGGGACGCCACCTGGGAGGAGATGGGCCGGATCCTCAGCGACGCCCGCGAGGCCGGCGGCAATCTGCTGGTGCCGGCGTTCGCGGTGGACCGCACCCAGATGCTGCTGTACGCCTTTCGCAGTCACTTCGCCGAGTGGGGGCTGGGCGACTGGGAGATCTTCCTCGACAGCCCGATGGCCATTGCCGCGACCCGCGTCTATGCCCGCCACACCGCCCTCTACGATTCGCGGGCCAGCGCCTTCGAGCGCCGTCACGGAGGATTGTTCGAGCTGCCGAACCTTCACCTCAGCGAGCGCACCGAGGACTCCATGGCCATCAACCGCATCCGCTCGGGGGCGGTGGTCATCGCCGGCAGCGGCATGTGCGACGGCGGCCGCATCCGCCATCATCTCAAGCACAACGTCTGGCGGCGCGACGCCCATGTGCTGATCAGCGGCTTCCAGGCCGCCGGCACCACCGGACGGGCGCTGGTGGATGGCGCGCGCCATATCCGGCTCTGGGGCGAGACCATTCGCGTCCAGGCTCAGGTGCACACGGTCAATGGGCTCTCGGCCCACGCCGATCAGGCGGGTCTGCTCGAGTGGTACGCCAACTTCCGGGACGCCCCGCCGGTGGCTGTGGTACACGGCGAGCCGCGGGCCCAGGACGCCTTCGTCGCCCGGCTGCGGGCGGACTTCGGCACCCGCGCCCAGGCCATGCGCTACGGCGAGACCGTCGACCTGGAGCGGCCGCGGCTGGAACGCCCGGAATCCTGA